The window CCGCCCCGGCGATCGCGCGCTTCTTCGATGAAAATGGCCAAAGAAATATTTGCCCGCGGTGACAAAATAAGTCCCACGTCATTGGAAACGCCGGTAACGCTGCCGGTTTTGTGGGCGACGCGAATTTGCGCCTCCTCTTTAGGTAAAAATCTTGGGATTTTGTCATTGTAAAATTGCTTTTTCATTAAATCAATCATTGCGTCACAGGCGGCGGAATCAACAATTTCCCGTCTGAAAATTTTCTCGCAGAGCAGATTCATATCTCCCGGCGTGGAAACACCGACGCCGTAGCGAATGGATTCCGGCGAATTTGTTTTCGTTTCCCATGACATCAATTTGTTCAGCAAACGGGTGTTTTTCAGACCCAACGCGACCATGCGGTCGTTGACTGCCGCTAATTTTTCAGCATGAGTTCTGCCGAGGGCATCAATGACCATGTTCGTTGCCGTGTTGTCGCTGATGGTGATCATCAGCAAAACCGCATCGGTCAATTTTTGTTGCGACATGCCATTGAAAAATTGGAACAAACCGGAACCGCCCCATTTATTCGCATCGGAAAGTTCGATTTCCTGCGTTGGCGAGACTTTTCCTTCTTTCACCTGAAAAAAATACTCCACCATCACCGGCAATTTGATCACACTCGCAGTGGGAAATTTTTCGGACGCGCGATAGCCGATTTGTTCGCCCGTGTCCAGATTTTTCGCCATGACGCCAATCCGTCCGCCAACTGTTTTTTCGAACTGGCGAATTTGAGCGATGACGGCAGATGAATCCTGGGAGTACAATTTACTTGAAAAAAGAATTAAAAATGGCAGCATGACAGAAAGTCTGGCGGCGAGCTTCATTTTTGCATCTCTCCAATTGGCTGATCAGTCATTCAGTGATTTTTTTATTTCAAAATAAACTCAATTCTCTCCAATTTTCCGTCAATATTTTCCCGCGGAAAAATATTGAAAATTTTGCACAGCAGCGGATAAATGTCGATGTTGCGCAAAGTCCCGGTGCGATAATTTTTTTTGAACGCCGGCCCCATGGCGAAAAAAATGCCGTGCATGTCCAAAAAATGATTATCGTAGCCGTG is drawn from Calditrichota bacterium and contains these coding sequences:
- a CDS encoding serine hydrolase is translated as MKLAARLSVMLPFLILFSSKLYSQDSSAVIAQIRQFEKTVGGRIGVMAKNLDTGEQIGYRASEKFPTASVIKLPVMVEYFFQVKEGKVSPTQEIELSDANKWGGSGLFQFFNGMSQQKLTDAVLLMITISDNTATNMVIDALGRTHAEKLAAVNDRMVALGLKNTRLLNKLMSWETKTNSPESIRYGVGVSTPGDMNLLCEKIFRREIVDSAACDAMIDLMKKQFYNDKIPRFLPKEEAQIRVAHKTGSVTGVSNDVGLILSPRANISLAIFIEEARDRRGG